One segment of Anomalospiza imberbis isolate Cuckoo-Finch-1a 21T00152 chromosome 2, ASM3175350v1, whole genome shotgun sequence DNA contains the following:
- the PIANP gene encoding PILR alpha-associated neural protein isoform X2: MEPSAWMPPLLSRIHSLQLWHLLLVVLAVPPPGTWSLRSRGPAAPRPLCTRRSPSAPRSLCIWERTSQPERDSRSDSRSDSRSAVPRQRALPARGAELRHVVRLRRQAMGARPATPSGFEDGMPSSQYPWAIVWGPTVSDEDGGDTNSANPGFPPLGYTFVSPHGMATAQPNSHSLLHNAGLNLRETPATLRPFLFGPRGEGVDPQLYVTITISIIIVLVATGIIFKFCWDRNQKRRRHSGQQSGGRQQESQQPLTDLSPTTVSILGPYGDPLTPTPEAEESRQGQEGAEKLGGHGKNAAFQLNRIPLVNL; this comes from the exons ATGGAGCCCAGTGCCTG GATGCCTCCACTCCTCTCCCGCATCCActccctgcagctgtggcatCTCCTCCTCGTCGTCTTGGCCGTCCCTCCTCCTGGCACATGGTCTCTTCGCTCTCGGGGCCCGGCAGCCCCTCGGCCTCTTTGCACCCGCCGGAGCCCCTCGGCCCCACGGTCCCTTTGCATCTGGGAAAGGACCTCACAGCCAGAGCGAGATTCCCGCTCGGATTCCCGCTCGGATTCCCGGTCGGCCGTGCCGCGCCAGCGTGCCCTGCCCGCGCGGGGAGCAGAGCTGCGGCACGTGGTGCGGCTGAGGCGCCAGGCCATGGGGGCCCGGCCCGCCACGCCCTCGGGGTTCGAGGACGGCATGCCCTCCTCCCAGTACCCCTGGGCCATCGTgtggggccccacagtgtcgGATGAGGACGGAGGGGACACAAACTCAGCCAACCCAGGCTTCCCACCGCTGGGATACACCTTTGTCTCGCCGCACGGGATGGCGACGGCGCAGCCCAACTCCCACTCGCTCCTGCACAATGCGGGGCTCAACCTGCGCGAGACCCCAGCCACCCTGCGGCCCTTCTTGTTCGGGCCCCGGGGAGAAG GTGTGGATCCCCAGCTGTACGTCACCATCACCATCTCCATAATCATTGTCCTGGTTGCCACTGGAATCATATTCAAGTTCTG CTGGGACCGAAATCAGAAACGCCGGCGTCACTCGGGACAGCAGAGCGGTGGGAGGCAGCAAGAGAGCCAGCAGCCCCTCACAGACCTCTCCCCCACCACCGTCAGCATCCTGGGGCCCTACGGCGACCCTCTGACTCCCACACCTGAGGCGGAGGAGTccaggcagggccaggagggTGCAGAGAAACTGGGTGGCCATGGGAAGAATGCAGCATTCCAGCTCAACCG AATCCCACTGGTGAACCTGTGA
- the PIANP gene encoding PILR alpha-associated neural protein isoform X1 — protein MEPSACRMPPLLSRIHSLQLWHLLLVVLAVPPPGTWSLRSRGPAAPRPLCTRRSPSAPRSLCIWERTSQPERDSRSDSRSDSRSAVPRQRALPARGAELRHVVRLRRQAMGARPATPSGFEDGMPSSQYPWAIVWGPTVSDEDGGDTNSANPGFPPLGYTFVSPHGMATAQPNSHSLLHNAGLNLRETPATLRPFLFGPRGEGVDPQLYVTITISIIIVLVATGIIFKFCWDRNQKRRRHSGQQSGGRQQESQQPLTDLSPTTVSILGPYGDPLTPTPEAEESRQGQEGAEKLGGHGKNAAFQLNRIPLVNL, from the exons ATGGAGCCCAGTGCCTG CAGGATGCCTCCACTCCTCTCCCGCATCCActccctgcagctgtggcatCTCCTCCTCGTCGTCTTGGCCGTCCCTCCTCCTGGCACATGGTCTCTTCGCTCTCGGGGCCCGGCAGCCCCTCGGCCTCTTTGCACCCGCCGGAGCCCCTCGGCCCCACGGTCCCTTTGCATCTGGGAAAGGACCTCACAGCCAGAGCGAGATTCCCGCTCGGATTCCCGCTCGGATTCCCGGTCGGCCGTGCCGCGCCAGCGTGCCCTGCCCGCGCGGGGAGCAGAGCTGCGGCACGTGGTGCGGCTGAGGCGCCAGGCCATGGGGGCCCGGCCCGCCACGCCCTCGGGGTTCGAGGACGGCATGCCCTCCTCCCAGTACCCCTGGGCCATCGTgtggggccccacagtgtcgGATGAGGACGGAGGGGACACAAACTCAGCCAACCCAGGCTTCCCACCGCTGGGATACACCTTTGTCTCGCCGCACGGGATGGCGACGGCGCAGCCCAACTCCCACTCGCTCCTGCACAATGCGGGGCTCAACCTGCGCGAGACCCCAGCCACCCTGCGGCCCTTCTTGTTCGGGCCCCGGGGAGAAG GTGTGGATCCCCAGCTGTACGTCACCATCACCATCTCCATAATCATTGTCCTGGTTGCCACTGGAATCATATTCAAGTTCTG CTGGGACCGAAATCAGAAACGCCGGCGTCACTCGGGACAGCAGAGCGGTGGGAGGCAGCAAGAGAGCCAGCAGCCCCTCACAGACCTCTCCCCCACCACCGTCAGCATCCTGGGGCCCTACGGCGACCCTCTGACTCCCACACCTGAGGCGGAGGAGTccaggcagggccaggagggTGCAGAGAAACTGGGTGGCCATGGGAAGAATGCAGCATTCCAGCTCAACCG AATCCCACTGGTGAACCTGTGA
- the PIANP gene encoding PILR alpha-associated neural protein isoform X3: MPPLLSRIHSLQLWHLLLVVLAVPPPGTWSLRSRGPAAPRPLCTRRSPSAPRSLCIWERTSQPERDSRSDSRSDSRSAVPRQRALPARGAELRHVVRLRRQAMGARPATPSGFEDGMPSSQYPWAIVWGPTVSDEDGGDTNSANPGFPPLGYTFVSPHGMATAQPNSHSLLHNAGLNLRETPATLRPFLFGPRGEGVDPQLYVTITISIIIVLVATGIIFKFCWDRNQKRRRHSGQQSGGRQQESQQPLTDLSPTTVSILGPYGDPLTPTPEAEESRQGQEGAEKLGGHGKNAAFQLNRIPLVNL, translated from the exons ATGCCTCCACTCCTCTCCCGCATCCActccctgcagctgtggcatCTCCTCCTCGTCGTCTTGGCCGTCCCTCCTCCTGGCACATGGTCTCTTCGCTCTCGGGGCCCGGCAGCCCCTCGGCCTCTTTGCACCCGCCGGAGCCCCTCGGCCCCACGGTCCCTTTGCATCTGGGAAAGGACCTCACAGCCAGAGCGAGATTCCCGCTCGGATTCCCGCTCGGATTCCCGGTCGGCCGTGCCGCGCCAGCGTGCCCTGCCCGCGCGGGGAGCAGAGCTGCGGCACGTGGTGCGGCTGAGGCGCCAGGCCATGGGGGCCCGGCCCGCCACGCCCTCGGGGTTCGAGGACGGCATGCCCTCCTCCCAGTACCCCTGGGCCATCGTgtggggccccacagtgtcgGATGAGGACGGAGGGGACACAAACTCAGCCAACCCAGGCTTCCCACCGCTGGGATACACCTTTGTCTCGCCGCACGGGATGGCGACGGCGCAGCCCAACTCCCACTCGCTCCTGCACAATGCGGGGCTCAACCTGCGCGAGACCCCAGCCACCCTGCGGCCCTTCTTGTTCGGGCCCCGGGGAGAAG GTGTGGATCCCCAGCTGTACGTCACCATCACCATCTCCATAATCATTGTCCTGGTTGCCACTGGAATCATATTCAAGTTCTG CTGGGACCGAAATCAGAAACGCCGGCGTCACTCGGGACAGCAGAGCGGTGGGAGGCAGCAAGAGAGCCAGCAGCCCCTCACAGACCTCTCCCCCACCACCGTCAGCATCCTGGGGCCCTACGGCGACCCTCTGACTCCCACACCTGAGGCGGAGGAGTccaggcagggccaggagggTGCAGAGAAACTGGGTGGCCATGGGAAGAATGCAGCATTCCAGCTCAACCG AATCCCACTGGTGAACCTGTGA